Proteins encoded together in one Corallococcus soli window:
- the rimO gene encoding 30S ribosomal protein S12 methylthiotransferase RimO, with product MTLGCPKNRVDSEVMLGTLRTRGYSLVQDPAAAQVIVVNTCAFIGPAKQESVDSILEMAELKKTGACKTLVVTGCLSQRYGQDLSQEMPEVDHFLGTSAYAQIGDLLAAEASPRQVIPDPDYIHNAQTPRINSMPKYTAYLKISEGCDNACAFCIIPTLRGGQRSRTVEDIMAEARNLADSGVQELNLVAQDLTAYGHDLPGKPKLHELLKELVKVDVKWIRLHYAYPRVFPDELIDVIASEPKIAKYLDMPVQHASDKLLLSMKRGRNSKFLKELLTKLRERVPNLVMRTSLIVGLPGETEEDFELLKEFVKEQRFQRLGVFQYSDEEGTSAFDLPNKVPAKTIERRWREVMAIQKRINREQNKKLVGQKLTVLVEGPSEESEHLLVGRHEGQAPEIDGQVYINDGLAYPGEFVTVEVTEAHDYDLIARVVERPDPKQRTHTPREALPAPVPMKALKRPAEPRPE from the coding sequence ATGACCCTCGGCTGCCCGAAGAACCGGGTGGACTCCGAGGTGATGCTGGGCACGCTGCGCACGCGCGGCTATTCGCTCGTGCAGGACCCCGCGGCGGCCCAGGTCATCGTCGTCAACACGTGCGCCTTCATTGGCCCGGCGAAGCAGGAGTCGGTGGACTCCATCCTGGAGATGGCGGAGCTCAAGAAGACGGGCGCGTGCAAGACGCTCGTCGTCACGGGCTGTCTGTCCCAGCGCTACGGGCAGGACCTGTCGCAGGAGATGCCGGAGGTCGACCACTTCCTGGGCACCAGCGCCTACGCGCAGATTGGCGACCTGCTGGCCGCCGAGGCCTCGCCGCGTCAGGTCATCCCGGATCCGGACTACATCCACAACGCCCAGACGCCGCGCATCAACTCGATGCCGAAGTACACGGCGTATCTGAAGATTTCGGAGGGCTGCGACAACGCCTGCGCCTTCTGCATCATCCCCACGCTGCGCGGCGGCCAGCGCTCGCGCACGGTGGAAGACATCATGGCCGAGGCGCGCAACCTGGCCGACAGCGGCGTGCAGGAGCTGAACCTCGTCGCGCAGGACCTGACGGCGTACGGCCATGACCTGCCCGGCAAGCCGAAGCTCCACGAGCTGCTCAAGGAGCTGGTGAAGGTGGACGTGAAGTGGATCCGCCTGCACTACGCCTACCCGCGCGTGTTCCCGGACGAGCTCATCGACGTCATCGCGTCCGAGCCGAAGATCGCCAAGTACCTGGACATGCCGGTGCAGCACGCCAGCGACAAGCTGCTGCTGTCCATGAAGCGCGGCCGCAACTCCAAGTTCCTCAAGGAGCTGCTCACCAAGCTGCGCGAGCGCGTGCCCAACCTGGTGATGCGCACCTCGCTCATCGTCGGCCTGCCGGGTGAGACGGAGGAGGACTTCGAGCTCTTGAAGGAGTTCGTGAAGGAGCAGCGCTTCCAGCGCCTGGGCGTCTTCCAGTACTCCGACGAGGAGGGCACCTCCGCGTTCGACCTGCCGAACAAGGTCCCGGCGAAGACCATCGAGCGTCGCTGGCGCGAGGTGATGGCCATCCAGAAGCGCATCAACCGCGAGCAGAACAAGAAGCTCGTGGGCCAGAAGCTCACCGTGCTGGTGGAGGGCCCCAGTGAGGAGTCCGAGCACCTGCTGGTGGGCCGCCACGAGGGCCAGGCGCCCGAAATCGACGGGCAGGTCTACATCAACGACGGCCTGGCGTACCCGGGCGAGTTCGTCACCGTGGAGGTGACGGAAGCGCACGACTACGACCTCATCGCCCGCGTGGTGGAGCGTCCGGATCCGAAGCAGCGCACGCACACCCCGCGCGAGGCCCTGCCCGCACCCGTGCCCATGAAGGCGCTGAAGCGCCCGGCGGAGCCGCGGCCGGAGTAG
- a CDS encoding LolA family protein: MLLESLLFTLLAAPQAPTPAAPSAPVAQAAPAPKPAAAPKPAATTDAGTAAAPSAAKPSDAGTAATATSATKPAPKMTPEVKTLVDRMQAFYEKTNDFKSGFKQDYKYKTFRRTQSSTGTVTYKKPGLMRWEYTNPSPRTFVLAGSKVYAYDPAAQTLSVAAVDTNQLSASVTFLFGQGKLADEFAISKGACKDCKGTLLVLDPLKAEPRFRQVRLEVDPTSAQVLKSTVVDPDGSENTIAFLDLKTNVGVAADSFKLNPPEGTRVDDFTKAKAP, from the coding sequence ATGTTGCTGGAATCCCTGCTCTTCACGCTGCTCGCCGCGCCGCAGGCCCCCACCCCCGCCGCCCCCTCCGCTCCCGTGGCCCAGGCGGCGCCCGCGCCGAAGCCGGCCGCCGCGCCGAAGCCCGCTGCCACGACGGACGCGGGCACGGCCGCCGCCCCCTCGGCCGCGAAGCCGTCCGACGCGGGCACGGCGGCCACGGCCACCAGCGCCACGAAGCCCGCGCCGAAGATGACGCCCGAGGTGAAGACGCTCGTGGACCGGATGCAGGCCTTCTACGAGAAGACGAACGACTTCAAGTCGGGCTTCAAGCAGGACTACAAGTACAAGACCTTCCGCCGCACGCAGTCGTCCACGGGCACGGTGACGTACAAGAAGCCGGGCCTGATGCGCTGGGAGTACACGAACCCGTCGCCGCGCACCTTCGTGCTCGCGGGCAGCAAGGTGTACGCGTACGACCCGGCCGCGCAGACGCTGTCGGTGGCCGCCGTGGACACCAACCAGCTCTCCGCGTCGGTGACGTTCCTCTTCGGCCAGGGGAAGCTCGCGGACGAGTTCGCCATCTCCAAGGGCGCCTGCAAGGACTGCAAGGGCACGCTGCTGGTGTTGGATCCGTTGAAGGCGGAGCCGCGCTTCCGTCAGGTGCGCCTGGAGGTGGACCCCACGTCCGCCCAGGTGCTCAAGAGCACCGTGGTCGACCCGGACGGCAGTGAGAACACCATCGCCTTCCTGGACCTGAAGACGAACGTGGGCGTCGCGGCGGACAGCTTCAAGTTGAACCCGCCGGAGGGCACCCGCGTGGACGACTTCACCAAGGCGAAGGCGCCGTAG
- a CDS encoding YajQ family cyclic di-GMP-binding protein, whose protein sequence is MPSFDVVSKIDLAELDNAVNQTKKELSTRYDFQGVNADIVVAPDHTSVTVKANSEDKVQAAKEVLLVKLAKRGISLRVLEFGDIEKTGLANVKQPIKLQQGIPVEKSKELIKVLKDSKIKVQGSIQADQLRVTGKNRDDLQAAMALFRQEQDRLSLDMQFTNFRD, encoded by the coding sequence ATGCCCTCTTTCGACGTCGTCTCGAAAATCGATCTGGCTGAGCTCGACAACGCGGTCAATCAGACCAAGAAGGAGCTCAGCACGCGCTATGACTTCCAGGGCGTCAACGCCGACATCGTCGTCGCCCCGGACCACACCTCCGTCACGGTGAAGGCCAACAGCGAGGACAAGGTCCAGGCCGCCAAGGAGGTGCTGCTGGTGAAGCTGGCCAAGCGCGGCATCAGCCTGCGGGTGCTGGAGTTCGGCGACATCGAGAAGACGGGCCTCGCGAACGTCAAGCAGCCCATCAAGCTGCAGCAGGGCATCCCGGTGGAGAAGTCCAAGGAGCTCATCAAGGTGCTCAAGGACTCGAAGATCAAGGTGCAGGGCTCCATCCAGGCGGACCAGCTGCGCGTGACGGGCAAGAACCGCGACGACCTGCAGGCCGCCATGGCGCTGTTCCGCCAGGAGCAGGACCGGCTGAGCCTGGACATGCAGTTCACCAACTTCCGCGACTGA